From Salinirubellus salinus, the proteins below share one genomic window:
- a CDS encoding winged helix-turn-helix transcriptional regulator, with the protein MSETRSRIAHRVRRDPGIHFNELTRELDLAPGQVQYHLRKLEHADDVVEESLYGRTHYYTPEYGTWERGALAVLRRETARDVLVYLMTNGPSAPNTVTDGVGIARSTLEWHLDHLVEQDLVEKERDTRNRVTLVVTEPEETARMLRLVEPSVADRLVDRFTRLVDGLLGEPASGAH; encoded by the coding sequence ATGAGCGAGACACGCAGCCGGATCGCACACCGAGTCCGTCGGGACCCCGGCATCCACTTCAACGAACTCACGCGAGAGCTCGACCTGGCGCCGGGACAGGTCCAGTACCACCTCCGGAAGCTCGAGCACGCCGACGACGTCGTCGAGGAGTCGCTGTACGGCCGGACGCACTACTACACGCCGGAGTACGGGACCTGGGAACGCGGCGCGCTGGCCGTGCTCCGTCGGGAGACCGCGCGGGACGTCCTCGTGTACCTCATGACCAACGGCCCGAGTGCACCCAACACGGTCACCGACGGCGTGGGCATCGCTCGCAGCACCCTCGAGTGGCACCTCGACCACCTCGTCGAACAGGACCTCGTCGAGAAGGAGCGCGATACCCGCAATCGCGTGACGCTCGTCGTCACCGAGCCGGAGGAGACGGCGCGGATGCTCCGGCTGGTCGAACCGTCGGTCGCCGACCGGCTGGTCGACCGGTTCACGCGACTCGTCGACGGCCTGCTCGGTGAGCCGGCGAGCGGAGCGCACTGA
- the gdhB gene encoding glutamate dehydrogenase GdhB produces the protein MASSTGSHHDETTTRDDTEESDAASESALQTARRQLRRAADHLDIDPNVVERLNHPKRVHEVTVPIERDDGSVEVFTGYRAQHDSVRGPYKGGLRYHPEVTRDECVGLGMWMTWKCAVMDLPFGGAKGGVAVDPKDLSEAETERLTRRFAEEIRDVIGPTVDIPAPDMGTDPQTMAWLMDAYSMQEGETVPGVVTGKPPVIGGSEGRDAAPGRSVAIVAREVVAYYGRALAETTVAVQGYGSVGANAARLLDEWGATVVAVSDVNGGVYDPDGLDTHAIPTHDEEPEGVLGHDAPGTVSNADLLELDVDVLIPAAVGNVLTEANADRVAADIVVEGANGPTTTAADRVLAERDVAVIPDILANAGGVTVSYFEWLQDINRRAWSLERVHEELEQEMLTAWDVVREEVEARDVTWREATYIVALSRVAEAHEARGLWP, from the coding sequence ATGGCCTCCAGCACCGGTTCCCACCACGACGAGACGACGACGCGCGACGACACCGAGGAGTCGGACGCGGCGTCCGAATCGGCCCTCCAGACCGCCCGCCGACAGCTCCGGCGGGCCGCCGACCACCTCGACATCGACCCGAACGTCGTCGAGCGGCTGAACCACCCCAAGCGCGTCCACGAGGTCACCGTCCCCATCGAGCGCGACGACGGCAGCGTCGAGGTGTTCACGGGCTACCGCGCCCAGCACGACAGCGTCCGCGGGCCGTACAAGGGCGGCCTGCGCTACCACCCCGAGGTGACCCGCGACGAGTGTGTCGGCCTCGGGATGTGGATGACCTGGAAGTGTGCGGTGATGGACCTCCCGTTCGGCGGGGCCAAAGGCGGCGTCGCCGTCGACCCGAAGGACCTGAGCGAGGCCGAGACAGAGCGGCTCACGCGCCGCTTCGCCGAGGAGATCCGCGACGTCATCGGCCCGACCGTCGACATCCCCGCGCCCGACATGGGCACGGACCCGCAGACGATGGCGTGGCTGATGGACGCCTACTCGATGCAGGAGGGCGAGACGGTCCCCGGCGTCGTCACCGGGAAACCGCCGGTCATCGGCGGGAGCGAGGGCCGCGACGCCGCACCGGGCCGGAGCGTCGCCATCGTCGCCCGCGAGGTCGTCGCGTACTACGGTCGTGCCCTCGCCGAGACCACCGTCGCCGTCCAGGGGTACGGCTCCGTCGGCGCCAACGCCGCCCGACTCCTCGACGAGTGGGGTGCCACCGTCGTCGCCGTCAGCGACGTGAACGGCGGCGTCTACGACCCGGACGGGCTCGACACGCACGCCATCCCGACCCACGACGAGGAGCCTGAGGGCGTCCTCGGCCACGACGCGCCCGGTACCGTCTCGAACGCCGACCTCCTCGAACTCGACGTTGACGTGCTGATCCCCGCGGCCGTCGGGAACGTGCTGACCGAGGCGAACGCCGACCGGGTCGCGGCCGACATCGTCGTCGAGGGGGCGAACGGCCCGACGACCACCGCGGCCGACCGCGTCCTCGCCGAGCGTGACGTGGCGGTCATCCCCGACATCCTCGCGAACGCCGGCGGTGTCACCGTCTCGTACTTCGAGTGGCTGCAGGACATCAACCGCCGTGCGTGGTCGCTCGAGCGGGTCCACGAGGAGCTCGAACAGGAGATGCTCACCGCGTGGGACGTGGTCCGCGAGGAGGTCGAGGCGCGGGACGTCACCTGGCGGGAGGCGACCTACATCGTCGCGCTATCGAGGGTCGCCGAGGCCCACGAGGCGCGTGGGCTCTGGCCCTGA
- a CDS encoding rubrerythrin-like domain-containing protein, with amino-acid sequence MIDVTADPDGETPYECFQCGQIIVAETPPGRCPDCGGEIRNRRTPIE; translated from the coding sequence ATGATAGACGTGACAGCCGACCCGGACGGCGAGACACCCTACGAGTGTTTCCAGTGTGGACAGATCATCGTCGCGGAGACACCGCCCGGTCGGTGTCCCGACTGCGGCGGCGAGATACGCAACCGACGGACCCCCATCGAGTGA
- a CDS encoding ABC transporter substrate-binding protein produces MPRHSGSVDRRTFLKTTAVTGLGAALAGCSGAGGSDTVTVGMLQPFTGEVAWVGESSEHAVEIAIDEINAAGGINGKEVELVTEDSEANQQTAVSAERKLINSDGSVAILGPTSFTLPAVMNIAQEEGVPQVSPTAGTSELDEKGGEYVFRTSTSDSLGGKGMAYIADQTGHEEIAVMYVDNQGGRSFGKTVVEGFEALGGTVTAEIAVSPGKSSYRSELNKAFADDPSFVSLTSGTQTGKTIIDQWHEQDLGGVWGLSNDMQTGEFASKMGAKLEGSYAIGPLAGGDRYQTFADKYRDKTDEDPMPFTAEAYDAMNIVALAAAAAGENSPGAIAENLIDVSAPDGSTVSNYEDGLGALEDGNSVDYEGASGPVNFDTKGNVRSPFGQYTSDGGSWTLDAEIAAEDLTF; encoded by the coding sequence ATGCCACGACACTCCGGGAGTGTTGACAGACGTACCTTCCTGAAGACGACTGCAGTCACCGGCCTCGGTGCCGCACTGGCCGGCTGTTCGGGTGCCGGTGGCTCGGACACGGTGACCGTCGGGATGCTCCAGCCGTTCACGGGAGAGGTCGCCTGGGTCGGCGAATCCTCGGAGCACGCCGTCGAGATCGCCATCGACGAGATCAACGCCGCGGGCGGTATCAACGGCAAGGAGGTCGAACTGGTGACCGAGGACTCGGAGGCGAACCAGCAGACCGCAGTCTCCGCAGAGCGCAAGCTCATCAACTCCGATGGCTCGGTCGCCATCCTCGGCCCGACGTCGTTCACCCTGCCGGCGGTCATGAACATCGCGCAGGAGGAGGGCGTTCCACAGGTCTCCCCGACGGCCGGGACGAGCGAGCTCGACGAGAAGGGTGGCGAGTACGTCTTCCGTACCTCCACGTCGGACTCGCTCGGCGGCAAGGGGATGGCCTACATCGCCGACCAGACGGGTCACGAGGAGATCGCCGTCATGTACGTCGACAATCAGGGTGGGCGTTCGTTCGGCAAGACGGTCGTCGAGGGGTTCGAAGCGCTCGGGGGGACCGTCACGGCCGAGATCGCGGTCTCGCCGGGGAAGAGTTCCTACCGGTCGGAGCTGAACAAGGCGTTCGCCGACGACCCGAGCTTCGTCTCGCTCACGAGCGGGACGCAGACCGGGAAGACGATCATCGACCAGTGGCACGAACAGGACCTGGGCGGCGTCTGGGGCCTCTCGAACGACATGCAGACTGGCGAGTTCGCCTCGAAGATGGGCGCGAAACTGGAGGGGTCGTACGCCATCGGCCCGCTGGCCGGTGGCGACCGCTACCAGACGTTCGCGGACAAGTACCGGGACAAGACCGACGAGGACCCGATGCCGTTCACGGCCGAGGCGTACGACGCGATGAACATCGTCGCCCTTGCGGCGGCGGCAGCCGGCGAGAACTCGCCGGGAGCGATCGCGGAGAACCTCATCGACGTCTCGGCCCCGGACGGGTCGACCGTGTCGAACTACGAGGACGGTCTCGGTGCGCTCGAGGACGGGAACTCGGTCGACTACGAAGGCGCCAGCGGGCCCGTCAACTTCGACACGAAGGGGAACGTCCGCTCGCCGTTCGGCCAGTACACGTCCGACGGCGGGTCCTGGACACTCGACGCCGAGATCGCCGCTGAAGACCTGACGTTCTGA
- a CDS encoding branched-chain amino acid ABC transporter permease, with protein MVAFDPQYLVNGVIVGSTIALAAVGLTMIFGILNFINFAHGEYLTVGAYTAFVANVALDLPIAVSLLIAIPVTAGFAVVVDRAVYYPLRERGLGGVGLLITSVGLSIALRNTIEIIWGSELRDYAVPSGQAMTIAGVRITVLQVVIIAVALVLMLVVHLLLTRTVLGISMRATSSNKSLALSSGIQTEGIIRWTWIIGISLTVVAGVLIGLNTAIRPSMGFRLLLVMFAAVILGGIGDPYGAMLGGLSIGIAQEVSVAFISASYKPAVAFAIMVLMLLWRPEGLRGDTA; from the coding sequence ATGGTCGCGTTCGACCCGCAGTACCTCGTCAACGGGGTCATCGTCGGGAGCACCATCGCCCTCGCGGCCGTGGGACTGACGATGATCTTCGGCATCCTCAACTTCATCAACTTCGCTCACGGGGAGTACCTCACCGTCGGTGCCTACACCGCGTTCGTCGCGAACGTCGCACTCGACCTCCCCATCGCGGTCTCGCTACTGATCGCGATTCCGGTCACTGCAGGGTTCGCCGTCGTCGTCGACCGCGCGGTCTACTACCCCCTGCGCGAACGTGGGTTGGGCGGTGTGGGTCTCCTGATCACCAGCGTCGGGCTGAGTATCGCCCTCCGGAACACCATCGAGATCATCTGGGGGTCGGAGCTCAGAGACTACGCGGTCCCCAGTGGGCAGGCGATGACCATCGCGGGCGTCCGCATCACGGTACTGCAGGTCGTCATCATCGCCGTCGCGCTGGTGTTGATGCTGGTGGTCCACCTCCTGCTCACGCGGACCGTACTCGGGATCTCGATGCGGGCGACCTCGTCGAACAAGTCGCTCGCACTCTCCTCGGGCATCCAGACCGAGGGTATCATCCGGTGGACCTGGATAATCGGGATCTCGTTGACCGTGGTCGCGGGCGTGCTCATCGGGCTGAACACCGCGATCCGTCCGTCGATGGGGTTCCGCTTGCTGCTCGTGATGTTCGCGGCCGTCATCCTCGGTGGGATCGGTGACCCCTACGGCGCGATGCTCGGCGGCCTCTCCATCGGCATCGCACAGGAGGTCAGCGTCGCCTTCATCTCGGCGTCCTACAAGCCCGCTGTCGCGTTCGCCATCATGGTGCTGATGCTCCTGTGGCGACCGGAGGGGCTTCGGGGTGATACCGCGTGA
- a CDS encoding bacterio-opsin activator domain-containing protein, with product MSGARSPLDGAAVLLVGTTEWVSRFAETLEPRGTEARTVETAAAALDAVRRERPACVVSEYALEGSTGLELARSLGAEWPALPVLLCTAEGSERVASDAFEAGVDDYVAAEASPAETVARLLERTERALRAAEERATERERARQFDAVFEDARAATWVLDDEGALRRANETASGMLAGPVDAHLGEPFWESPWWAPSDDIAADVHRVVETALDGGVDDAVVSRATADGRRRVLDLSVRPVEDHRGQLTSVVVEGVDITDRVELERDLRRSEELHRVTLNNMTDTVLITDESGAYTYVCPNVHFIFGYRAEEIRELGTIDDLLGADLFDREELAERGVLKNIECTATDKAGREHTLLVNVREVSIQDGTLLYSCRDITKRKQREEALATLQETARDFLYAETHREIAQHVVEDTPGVLDTDASAVYLFDADTNDLRPAAASARMRELNGPLPDVHADGATLTSHSFVEDEPLFFDDVHEADRLANPATDLRSACYIPLGDHGVFVAGSERVGAFDAVTRELADLLAATAEAALDRVSRESRLREQDRTLQRRNRELSELNRVNETIREIDRAVVRAETRAEVDHAVCERLTAEGRFAFAWIGTVDPTAGRVDPRAWAGDDQGYLDTQSFALEETGGEPAGRSAATGAVTMVSNVADGLREEPWRKEALARDYLSVIAIPLVYNDLTHGVLTVYAGSRDAFDDRARAVLAELGETVAAAISAIERKHALLSTSMTRVEFETEARTFVLSRLAHEADATLSYDGGIQQREGGLHVFVSVEDGGIDAVERAAADLVGVGDVRRMSTSGEGGVLRLGLAQPFPALELADHGAVFRGATATPTTTTLVVDVPESVDVRNVTQLVRAAVGEVTLRSKRQLDRAAEQDPATTLLDRLTERQLEVVQTAYYSGFFESPRENTGEDVAEMLDISPAAFYQHVRTVQRKLFATLFEEHTLPLSASGVE from the coding sequence ATGTCCGGGGCGCGCTCCCCGCTCGACGGGGCCGCGGTGCTGCTCGTCGGCACGACCGAGTGGGTGTCGCGGTTCGCCGAGACGCTCGAACCACGCGGGACCGAGGCCCGGACGGTCGAGACGGCGGCGGCAGCGCTCGACGCGGTCCGTCGCGAGCGCCCGGCGTGCGTCGTCAGCGAGTACGCGCTCGAGGGGTCGACCGGCCTCGAACTCGCGAGGTCGCTCGGCGCGGAGTGGCCGGCCCTGCCGGTGCTCCTGTGTACCGCCGAGGGGAGCGAGCGGGTCGCGAGCGACGCGTTCGAGGCCGGGGTCGACGACTACGTCGCCGCGGAGGCGTCGCCCGCGGAGACGGTCGCGAGACTGCTCGAGCGGACCGAGCGTGCGCTCCGGGCCGCCGAGGAGCGGGCGACGGAGCGCGAGCGGGCCCGGCAGTTCGACGCGGTGTTCGAGGACGCGCGGGCCGCGACGTGGGTCCTCGACGACGAGGGGGCGCTCCGCAGGGCCAACGAGACCGCAAGCGGGATGCTGGCGGGGCCGGTCGACGCCCACCTCGGGGAGCCGTTCTGGGAGTCGCCGTGGTGGGCCCCTTCGGACGATATCGCAGCCGACGTCCACCGGGTCGTCGAGACCGCACTCGACGGCGGCGTGGACGACGCGGTCGTCTCGCGGGCCACCGCGGACGGCCGGCGGCGCGTCCTCGACCTCTCGGTGCGCCCCGTCGAGGACCATCGCGGACAGCTCACCTCGGTCGTCGTCGAGGGGGTCGACATCACCGACCGGGTGGAGCTGGAGCGCGACCTCCGGCGCTCCGAGGAGCTCCACCGGGTCACGCTCAACAACATGACCGACACCGTCCTCATCACCGACGAGTCGGGCGCGTACACCTACGTCTGTCCGAACGTCCACTTCATCTTCGGCTACCGGGCCGAGGAGATCCGCGAGCTGGGGACCATCGACGACCTGCTCGGGGCGGACCTGTTCGACCGCGAGGAGCTGGCCGAGCGGGGCGTCCTGAAGAACATCGAGTGCACCGCGACGGACAAGGCGGGGCGGGAACACACCCTGCTGGTCAACGTCCGCGAGGTCTCCATCCAGGATGGGACGCTGCTCTACAGCTGCCGGGACATCACGAAGCGGAAGCAGCGCGAGGAGGCGCTCGCCACGCTCCAGGAGACCGCGCGTGACTTCCTCTACGCGGAGACCCACCGGGAGATCGCCCAGCACGTCGTCGAGGACACCCCGGGCGTCCTCGACACGGACGCGAGCGCGGTCTACCTGTTCGACGCCGACACCAACGACCTCCGGCCGGCGGCCGCCTCGGCCCGGATGCGGGAGCTGAACGGCCCGCTCCCGGACGTCCACGCCGACGGCGCGACGCTGACGAGCCACAGTTTCGTCGAGGACGAACCGCTGTTCTTCGACGACGTCCACGAGGCCGACCGGCTGGCGAACCCGGCGACTGACCTCCGGAGTGCGTGTTACATCCCGCTTGGCGACCACGGCGTCTTCGTGGCCGGCTCGGAGCGGGTCGGCGCGTTCGACGCGGTCACGCGGGAGCTGGCCGACCTGCTCGCGGCGACGGCCGAGGCGGCGCTCGACCGCGTCTCGCGCGAGTCGCGCCTGCGCGAGCAGGACCGCACGCTCCAGCGGCGCAACCGCGAACTCAGCGAGCTGAACCGCGTCAACGAGACCATCCGCGAGATCGACCGGGCCGTCGTCCGCGCCGAGACCCGTGCGGAGGTCGACCACGCCGTCTGCGAGCGCCTCACGGCCGAGGGCCGGTTCGCGTTCGCCTGGATCGGGACCGTCGACCCGACCGCCGGCCGGGTCGACCCGCGGGCGTGGGCGGGCGACGACCAGGGCTACCTCGACACGCAGTCGTTCGCCCTCGAGGAGACCGGCGGCGAGCCGGCCGGCCGGAGCGCCGCGACCGGTGCGGTCACGATGGTGTCGAACGTCGCCGACGGGCTCCGCGAGGAGCCGTGGCGCAAGGAGGCCCTCGCCCGCGACTACCTCTCGGTCATCGCCATCCCGCTCGTCTACAACGACCTCACCCACGGCGTGCTGACGGTGTACGCCGGGTCACGCGACGCGTTCGACGACCGGGCACGGGCCGTCCTGGCGGAACTCGGCGAGACCGTCGCCGCCGCGATCAGCGCCATCGAGCGGAAGCACGCGCTGCTCTCGACCTCGATGACCCGCGTCGAGTTCGAGACCGAGGCCCGGACGTTCGTCCTGTCGCGGCTCGCCCACGAGGCCGACGCCACGCTCTCGTACGACGGCGGCATCCAGCAGCGCGAGGGGGGACTCCACGTCTTCGTCAGCGTCGAGGACGGCGGCATCGACGCCGTCGAGCGGGCCGCGGCCGACCTCGTAGGCGTCGGGGACGTCCGGCGGATGAGCACCAGCGGCGAGGGGGGCGTCCTCCGGCTCGGCCTCGCACAGCCGTTCCCCGCGCTCGAGCTGGCCGACCACGGGGCCGTCTTCCGTGGGGCGACGGCCACCCCGACCACGACGACGCTCGTCGTCGACGTCCCGGAGAGCGTCGACGTGCGCAACGTCACCCAGCTCGTCCGGGCGGCGGTCGGCGAGGTCACGCTCCGGTCGAAACGGCAGCTCGACCGGGCGGCCGAGCAGGACCCCGCCACGACGCTCCTCGACCGGCTGACCGAGCGGCAACTGGAGGTCGTCCAGACGGCGTACTACAGCGGGTTCTTCGAGTCGCCACGCGAGAACACGGGCGAGGACGTGGCCGAGATGCTCGACATCTCGCCCGCGGCGTTCTACCAGCACGTCCGGACGGTCCAGCGCAAACTGTTCGCGACGCTGTTCGAGGAGCACACCCTCCCGCTGAGCGCGAGCGGGGTTGAATAA
- a CDS encoding branched-chain amino acid ABC transporter permease has protein sequence MLEQLSFVVSVATVAGIYAILTIGLNVHWGETGLLNFGHVAFFAVGAYASALLTIAPPGESATYIFGFDLPVGVGLLGAAITAGLVAILLGVPTLQLREDYLAMVSIGLAEIIRYVMINENWLTGGVGGLYGIDRPLSGVVPGEFYGLFYLGVVAVVVAGCYLYARRLKRTPFGRVLRSIREDEEVAKALGKDTYRYRMQAFVVGAVMAGLAGGLWAHYATALTPTAFAASVTFLTWVALIVGGSGNPTGAIVGAVLIIGFREATRFLPDLYGLGQIIPSLRLIMVGLLVMAVIRFRPEGLVPERNVTYAEYLKRVGGGDE, from the coding sequence ATGCTGGAACAGCTGTCGTTCGTCGTCAGCGTGGCCACGGTGGCGGGTATCTACGCCATCCTCACCATCGGGCTGAACGTCCACTGGGGGGAGACCGGCCTGCTCAACTTCGGGCACGTCGCGTTCTTCGCGGTCGGCGCGTACGCCTCGGCGCTCCTGACCATCGCCCCGCCGGGGGAGAGTGCGACGTACATCTTCGGGTTCGACCTCCCGGTCGGTGTCGGCCTCCTCGGTGCAGCGATAACGGCGGGGCTCGTCGCCATCCTGCTGGGGGTTCCGACCCTCCAGTTGCGCGAGGACTACCTCGCGATGGTCAGCATCGGCCTCGCCGAGATCATCCGCTACGTGATGATCAACGAGAACTGGCTCACGGGCGGTGTCGGTGGCCTCTACGGCATCGACCGCCCGCTCTCCGGGGTGGTCCCCGGCGAGTTCTACGGGCTGTTCTACCTCGGCGTCGTCGCCGTCGTCGTCGCCGGGTGCTACCTCTACGCACGCCGGCTCAAGCGGACCCCGTTCGGCCGCGTCCTCCGGAGCATCCGCGAGGACGAGGAGGTGGCCAAGGCGCTCGGGAAGGACACGTACCGGTACCGGATGCAGGCGTTCGTCGTCGGGGCCGTCATGGCCGGGCTCGCCGGCGGACTGTGGGCCCACTACGCGACGGCGTTGACGCCGACGGCCTTCGCCGCCTCCGTGACGTTCCTGACCTGGGTCGCCCTCATCGTCGGCGGGAGCGGGAACCCGACCGGCGCCATCGTCGGAGCCGTCCTCATCATCGGCTTCCGGGAGGCGACACGCTTCCTGCCCGACCTCTACGGGCTGGGGCAGATCATCCCCTCGCTTCGACTCATCATGGTCGGCCTCCTCGTGATGGCGGTCATCCGGTTCCGACCGGAGGGACTGGTCCCAGAACGGAACGTGACGTACGCGGAGTACCTCAAGCGAGTCGGCGGGGGTGACGAGTGA